Sequence from the Catenuloplanes indicus genome:
GATCCAGGTCGACGGCCGGCAGGTGAAGGCCGGCGCGTTCCCGATCTCGATCGACACCGCGCAGATGGAGCAGCTGGCGGCGGACCCGGCGATCCAGGCCCGGGCCAAGGAGATCCGCGGCGAACTCGGAAACCCGAAGACGATCATCCTGGGCGTGGATCGGCTGGACTACACCAAGGGCATCGAGCTGCGGCTCAAGGCGTTCCGCGAACTGCTCGCTGACGGAAAACTGACAGTTCCGGACGCGGTCATGGTGCAGGTGGCCACGCCAAGCCGAGAGCGAGTCGAGCACTACCAGGCGCTACGAGTCAAGGTTGAGCGCGAGGTCGGACGCATCAACGGCGAGTTCGGCCGGGTGGGCGTGCCCGCCGTCCACTATCTCCACCAGTCGTACAGTCGCAGTGAACTGGCCGCGCTCTACAGCGCGGCCGACGTCATGATGGTTACCCCTCTGCGAGACGGAATGAATCTGGTGGCCAAGGAGTACGTCGCATCGCGCGCCGACACCGGCGGCGCGTTGGTGCTCAGCGAGTTCGCGGGTGCCGCGACCGAGCTGCGTCAAGCGTTTCTGTGCAACCCGCACGACCCCGAGGGCGTGAAGGAGGTGCTGCTGCGCGCCGTCAACATCGAGCCGGCCGAGGCCCGTCGCCGGATGCGCGTGATGCAGCGGCACCTGCGTACCCACGACGTCGAGCACTGGGCCCGCTCGTTCCTCAACGAGCTCGGCGTTCCGGAGGCGGCGTGACCTCTCCGCTCGACCTCGACCTCCGGGGTCCTCAGCTCGACCCGGACCTGCGCGCCGCCATCGGCCGCATCGCCCGTGTCCCGCAGCTCCTCGTCGCCTGCGACTACGACGGCACGCTCGCCCCGATCGTGGAGGACCACGCCCGGGCCGTCCCGCTGCCCGAGTCGGTCGCCGCGATCCGCGCGCTCGCCGCGCTGCCGCAGACCACCGTGGCGGTGGTGTCCGGCCGCGCGCTGCGCGACCTGGCCACGCTCTCCCGGTTGCCCAGCGAGGTGCACCTGGTCGGCAGCCACGGCTCCGAGTTCGACATCGGCTTCATCGAGCGGCTCGACCCCGAGCTGATCGAGGTGCGTACCCGGCTGCAGATGGAGATCCGCGCGATCACCGGCGGCCGGGCCGGCGTCCGGCTGGAGGCGAAGCCGGCCAGCATCGCGGTGCACTACCGCGGCGCCGAGCCGATCGTGGCCCGCCAGGTCGTCGACGCGATCGAGGCCGGGCCCGCCACCTGGCCCGGCGTCTACGTCAAGCGCGGCAAGGAGGTGCTGGAGCTCTCCGTGGTCACCACCCACAAGGGCACCGCCATCGACCAGCTGCGCAGCCAGCTCTCCGCCAGCGCGGTGCTCTACATCGGCGACGACGTCACCGACGAGGACGCGTTCGGCACGCTGCACGGACCGGACGTCGGCATCAAGATCGGCAGTGGCGACACCGAGGCCGGTTTCCGGGTCGGCGAGCCGATCGAGGCGGCCCGGCTGCTCGCGCTCGTGCTGCAGACCCGGCGCAACTGGCTGTTCGGCGAGCACGCGGTGCCGATCGAGCGGCACTCGATGCTCTCCAACCGGCGTACGGTCGCGCTGATCACGCCGGAGGCCAAGCTCACCTGGCTGTGCCACCCGCGCCCGGACGCCTCGGCGATCTTCGCGGACCTGCTCGGCGGCAACCCGGCCGGCTACTTCTCGGTCGCGCCGGAGCGCGGCGGCATCCCGCTCGGCCAGCGCTACCGGCCCGGCACGATGACCGTCGAGACCCGCTGGTCCGGCCTCACGGTCACGGACTGGCTGGACACCAGCGTGCACGAGGACGAGACCGGCGAGCTGACCGTCGCCACCGCGGACTCCACGCTGATCCGGCGCGTCACCGGACACGGCCGGGTGCGGCTCGAGTTCGCGCCCCGCCCCGAGTTCGGCCAGGTCGCGGTGCAGCTCCAGCCGTCCGGCGACGGCCTGCTGGTGCTCGGCTCCAACGAGCCGGTCGCGCTGTACTCCCCCGGAGTCACCTGGACCGTCGACTCCGACGGCGGCGACCGGGACACCGCCCGCGCCGTCGTCGACCTCACCCAGGCCGGTGGCGAGGTGACGCTGGAACTGCGGTTCGGCTCGCACGACCTGGGCCACACCGGCATCCCGGCGCTCACCCGCCAGGAGAACGCGGAACGCCCGTGGCGCGACTGGGCGAACACGCTCAACCTGCCCTCGGTCGCCCGCGACCTGGTGCTGCGCAGCGCGCTCACGATGCGCGGCCTCACCCACGAGGCGACCGGCTCGATCCTGGCCGCGGCCACCACGTCGCTGCCCGAGGAGGTCGGCGGCGTCCGCAACTGGGACTACCGGTACTGCTGGCTCCGCGACGCCGCGATGACCGCCCGCGCGCTGGTCGACCTGGGCTCGCTCAGCGAGGCCGAGGCGTTCCTGCGCTGGGTGGACGGCTGCGTCGAGCGCAGCGGCGGCCACCCGGAGCGGCTCCACCCGCTCTACACGGTCGAGGGCTACGAGCTCGGCGCCGAGGCGGTCATCGACACGCTGCCCGGGTACGCCGGCTCCCGTCCGGTCCGCGTCGGCAACCTGGCCAACCACCAGCTCCAGCTGGACATCTTCGGACCGGTCGCGGACCTGATCGCGGCCGTCGCGGACGCCCGCGGCTCGGTCCGGGAGGAGGAGTGGGGCCTGCTGGAGTCGATGGTCCAGGCCGTCGAACGCCGCTGGCACGAGCCCGACCACGGCATCTGGGAGGCCCGCCTGGCCCCCCGCCACCACGTGTTCTCCAAGGTCATGTGCTGGATGACCGTGGACCGCGCGGTCCGCATGGTCGACAACCACGGCGGCACCCCGCGCCCCGAGTGGGCCGACCTGCGCGACCGGATCGGTGCGGACGTGCTGGAGCACGGCTGGCACCCCGGCGTGGGCGCCTACTCGGTGGCGTACGGGGACGAGGACATGGACGCGTCGTCGCTGTGGATCGGCCTGTCCGGGCTGCTTCCCGACGACGACCCGCGCTTCCTGGCCACGGTGCTCAAGATCGAGGCCGACCTGCGCTCCGGGCCGGTGGTCTACCGCTACCGCTGGGACGACGGCCTTCCGGGCCGCGAGGGCGGCTTCCACATCTGCACGGCGTGGCTCATCGAGGCCTACCTCCGCACCGGCCGGCGGGCGGACGCGGAGGAGCTGTTCACGCAGATGCTGGACACGGCCGGTCCGACCGGGCTGCTGCCGGAGCAGTACGACCCGATGGCCGAACGCGGCCTCGGCAACCACCCGCAGGCCTACAGCCACCTCGGCCTGGTGCGGTGCGCGCTGCTGCTCAACAACGTACTGACGCCCGCCGCGGCGTGATCTGACCGACGCACCGGCTGTCGTGGCTTCTCGGGCCGCGGCAGCCGGTGCGTCGGTTCCGGAGTCGGTGAGAGCGAGCCTTGCGCCACGGCGCACAAGACCGATATTTCCTGACACGCGGGTCGTGACGAAGCTGCCGCAGTCCCGCGGAATCCGGGCGCCCGCTCAGGGCAACGGCACCGAGTTCAACGCCTCCACCACGTCGCCCACCACCACGATCGCCGGCGGCCGGATCCCCGCAGCGGCCGTCTTCTCCGTGACGTCGCCGAGCGTCGCCTTCACCACCCGCTGATCGCCGGTCGTCCCCTCCTGCACCACCGCCGCCGGCGTGTCCGCCGACCGCCCGTTAGCCAGCAACGTCGCCGCGATCTTCGGCAGGTTCTTCAGACCCATCAGGATCACCACCGTGCCGCGCATGCCCCCCAGCGACGGCCAGTCGACCAGCGACGACGGATCATCCGGCGCCACATGCCCGGACACCACGGTGAACTCGTGCGCCACCCCCCGGTGCGTCACCGGGATCCCGGCCACCGCCGGTACCGCGATCGAGCTGGTCACACCGGGTACCACGGTGACCGGCACACCGGCCTCCGCACACGCGATCGCCTCTTCGCCGCCGCGCCCGAAGACGTACGGATCGCCACCCTTCAACCGCACCACGAACGACCCGGCGCGGGCCCGGTCCACGATGATCCGGTTGATCTCCTCCTGCGCCTTCGCCGGCCCGTACGGGATCTTGGACGCGTCGACCAGCTCCACCTCCGGCCGCAGCTCGTCCAGCAGCAGCCCGGGCACCAGACGGTCCGCGACCACCACGTCCGCGGCCGCCAGCAGCCGCCGCCCCTTGACCGTGATCAGCTCCGGGTCGCCGGGCCCGGCGCCGACCAGCACCACCCGCCCGGGCGCGGCCGCGGTCTCCGGGCCGGGCCCGCGGAACCCGGCCGGCGTCTCCGGCACGTGGCAGCCGGGCAGCGTGCCGTCGGCCAGCCCGTCCCGGATCGCGTCCCGGACGACCTGCGCGCGATGCGGGTCGCCGCCGGCCGTGACCGCCACCGTGACCTGCCCGTGCCGGGAGACCGCGGGCGTCCACGCGGTCGCCGCCTCCCGGTCGTCCGCCCGGACGCAGAACACCCGGCGTTCCAGCGCGGCCGCGCTGACCGCCGCGGCCGCGAGATTGTCGTCGACCGCGACCTGGACCAGCCAGGCCCCGTCCACGTCCTCGGGCTGGAAGCGGCGGGCGAGCCAGGTGATCCGGCCCGCGTCGACCAGGGACTGGAGTGCGGGCGTCAGGTGCGGTGAGACGAGCAGCACGCGGGCGCCCGCGGAGATCAGCGCGGGGACACGGCGGGTGGCGACCGCGCCGCCACCGACGACGAGGACCTTGCGGCCGGTCAGCCGCAGCGCGAGAGGATAGAGTTCGGTCACTTCTCGGTCACTCCGGCGGAGTCGAAGGTGGCGACGTCGTGCAGCACACGGACGGCGGCGGAGACGATCGGCAGCGCGAGCACCGCGCCGGTGCCCTCCCCGAGCCGCATGCGCAGGTCGACGAGGGGTTCGAGGCCCAGGTGGGCGAGGCCGGCGGTGGCGCCCGGCTCGACGGACCGGTGTCCGGCGACGAGCGCGGCGGTCACGCCGGGGTGCAGCGCCGCGGCGGCGAGCGCGCCCGCGACCGTGTTCACCCCGTCCAGGACCAGCGGTACGCGGTGCGCCGCCGCCCCGAGCGCGAAGCCGGCGATCGCCGCGTGTTCCAGCCCGCCGACCTCGGCCAGCACGCGCAGCGGGCCGGCATCGGCCGGCAGCCGGCGCAGCGCCGTCCGTACCACGGCGATCTTGTGGTGGTGGGTGTGGTCGTCGATGCCGGTGCCCCGCCCGGTCACCTCGCCCGCGTCCCGGCCGGTGAACGCCGCGATCAGCGCGGCCGCGGGCGTGGTGTTCGCGATGCCCATGTCGCCGGCGACCAGGATCCGCGCGCCACCGCCGACGAGCTGCCCGGCGACCCGGATGCCGGTCTCGATCGCGGCCTGCGCCTCGTCGAGCGTCATCGCGGGACCGGTGGCCAGGTCGGCGGTGCCGGGCCGGATCTTCGCCTGGATCAGACCGGGCGCGTCGTCGATGGCGGTGGCCACGCCCACGTCCACCACGTGCACGTCCGCGCCGATCTCCCGGGCGAACGCATTGATCACCGCTCCGCCGGCCAGGTAGTTCGCCACCATCTGCACGGTGACCTCCTGCGGCCACGGCGAGACGCCCTGGGCGTGCACGCCGTGGTCACCGGCGAAGACCGCGACCGCGGCCGGTGCGGGCAGCGGTGGCGGACAGGTGCCGGCCAGCCCGGCGAGGCGGATCGAGAGCTCCTCCAGCGTGCCGAGCGAGCCGGCGGGCTTGGTCAGGCGGTCGTGCCGTGCCCGCGCGGCCGCCATCGCCTCCTCGTCCAGCGGACGGATCGCGTCCAGCGTCTCGCGCATGATCAGGCCTTTCCCTCAGAACCCACGAGGATCTCGTGGAACACCGCTACGAAACGGTCCGTGGTGGCAGTGTCCCGCACCGCAACGCGTACGTAATCCGGCCCCAGCCCCGGGAACGTGTCGCCGCGCCGCACCGCGAAGCCGTTCTCCCGCAGCACCAGCCGGAGTTTGTCCGCCCCGGCCACTCGGACGAGCACGAACGCGCTGGCCGGCTCGCCGATCACGGTCACGCCCGGCAGTGCGCGGAGCCGGCGCACAAGGTATCGCCGATCGCCGGCCAGCCGTGCGGCGATCTCACGTTCGGTGGCGACCGCCACCCGGGACGCGCACGCCTCCGCGGCCGCGAGCGCGGGCGTGGAGACCGGCCAGAGCGGCTGCACGGCCCGGCACCGCGCGATCAGGTCGGCCGGTCCGAGCAGGTAGCCGACGCGCAGCCCGGCGAGGCCCCAGGTCTTGGTGAGGCTGCGGACCACGACGAGCCCGGGCAGGTCGCGCCGCTCGGCCAGCGACTCCGGTTCGCGGTCGAGCCCGGGCCGGTGCGCACTGTCCGCGAACGCCTCGTCCACCACCAGCACCCGGCCGGGCGCGGCCAGCGCGGCGATCCGCTCCGCCGGGTGCAGTACCGAGGTCGGGTTCGTCGGGTTGCCGATGAAGACCAAATCCGCCTCGGGCGGAAGCGCACAATCCGGCGGAAGGGCAAAATCACCGGAGAGTACGACCCGGCGTACGTCATGGCCGGCACCGCGCAGCGCCGCCTCCGGCTCGGTGAACTGCGGGTGCACCACGACCGGGCACCGCGCGCCGCGCAGCGCCTGGGCCAGCAGCACGAAGCCCTGGGCGGCGCCCGCGGTGAGCAGCACCTCGTCCGGCGGGCGGCGGTGCCGGGCGGCGATCGCCGCGGTGGCCGGCCCGGGGTCGGGGTACGCCGCGAGCGTGGACATCGACGCCATGATCGGTGCGGACAGCCAGTCGGGCATCGGGTCGCGGCGCACGTTCACCGCCAGGTCGACCAGCCCGGGCGCCACTTCCGCGTCGCCGTGATGGCCCAGCTCCTCGCCCAACCCGTACCCCCTTCGCCGATGCAGAGTCCACAACAGCATGCGGGACCGGTACGGCGCCCTCACAGACCGCCAGGCGAGATGTGAGGAGCGGTTCACTCCTTTCCGCCCTCACATAAGCGAATATGTCCTACTTTTGGGGTATGGAGCGCACAACCTCCGCGGTCGGCCGTCTCGCAGCCCTGCTTCGTACCGGGATCATCGTCGGGGTGATTCTGGCGGGCATGGCGTACCCGCTGGCCGCCCTCGCGGGCCTCGGGGCCAAGGCCGGCATCGAGAAGGTGCGCGAACTGCCGCACGAGCTGACCGTGCCACCCTCCGCGCAGACCAGCTACGTCTACG
This genomic interval carries:
- a CDS encoding alpha,alpha-trehalose-phosphate synthase (UDP-forming), which translates into the protein MAERSSFVVVANRLPVDEVTTPEGRQWRPSPGGLVTALHPVLVRERGTWIGWAGGTGDAPEPFELEGINIHPVPLSAQELERYYEGQSNATIWPLYHDAVETPAYKRSWRETYRAVNQRFAEAAAEVAAEGAVVWVQDYQLQLVPAMLRELRPDLKIGFFLHIPFPPIELFMQMPFRTEILRGLLGADLVGFQQRLAAQNFVRLARHLLGLRYEGQMIQVDGRQVKAGAFPISIDTAQMEQLAADPAIQARAKEIRGELGNPKTIILGVDRLDYTKGIELRLKAFRELLADGKLTVPDAVMVQVATPSRERVEHYQALRVKVEREVGRINGEFGRVGVPAVHYLHQSYSRSELAALYSAADVMMVTPLRDGMNLVAKEYVASRADTGGALVLSEFAGAATELRQAFLCNPHDPEGVKEVLLRAVNIEPAEARRRMRVMQRHLRTHDVEHWARSFLNELGVPEAA
- the otsB gene encoding trehalose-phosphatase encodes the protein MTSPLDLDLRGPQLDPDLRAAIGRIARVPQLLVACDYDGTLAPIVEDHARAVPLPESVAAIRALAALPQTTVAVVSGRALRDLATLSRLPSEVHLVGSHGSEFDIGFIERLDPELIEVRTRLQMEIRAITGGRAGVRLEAKPASIAVHYRGAEPIVARQVVDAIEAGPATWPGVYVKRGKEVLELSVVTTHKGTAIDQLRSQLSASAVLYIGDDVTDEDAFGTLHGPDVGIKIGSGDTEAGFRVGEPIEAARLLALVLQTRRNWLFGEHAVPIERHSMLSNRRTVALITPEAKLTWLCHPRPDASAIFADLLGGNPAGYFSVAPERGGIPLGQRYRPGTMTVETRWSGLTVTDWLDTSVHEDETGELTVATADSTLIRRVTGHGRVRLEFAPRPEFGQVAVQLQPSGDGLLVLGSNEPVALYSPGVTWTVDSDGGDRDTARAVVDLTQAGGEVTLELRFGSHDLGHTGIPALTRQENAERPWRDWANTLNLPSVARDLVLRSALTMRGLTHEATGSILAAATTSLPEEVGGVRNWDYRYCWLRDAAMTARALVDLGSLSEAEAFLRWVDGCVERSGGHPERLHPLYTVEGYELGAEAVIDTLPGYAGSRPVRVGNLANHQLQLDIFGPVADLIAAVADARGSVREEEWGLLESMVQAVERRWHEPDHGIWEARLAPRHHVFSKVMCWMTVDRAVRMVDNHGGTPRPEWADLRDRIGADVLEHGWHPGVGAYSVAYGDEDMDASSLWIGLSGLLPDDDPRFLATVLKIEADLRSGPVVYRYRWDDGLPGREGGFHICTAWLIEAYLRTGRRADAEELFTQMLDTAGPTGLLPEQYDPMAERGLGNHPQAYSHLGLVRCALLLNNVLTPAAA
- the cobA gene encoding uroporphyrinogen-III C-methyltransferase gives rise to the protein MTELYPLALRLTGRKVLVVGGGAVATRRVPALISAGARVLLVSPHLTPALQSLVDAGRITWLARRFQPEDVDGAWLVQVAVDDNLAAAAVSAAALERRVFCVRADDREAATAWTPAVSRHGQVTVAVTAGGDPHRAQVVRDAIRDGLADGTLPGCHVPETPAGFRGPGPETAAAPGRVVLVGAGPGDPELITVKGRRLLAAADVVVADRLVPGLLLDELRPEVELVDASKIPYGPAKAQEEINRIIVDRARAGSFVVRLKGGDPYVFGRGGEEAIACAEAGVPVTVVPGVTSSIAVPAVAGIPVTHRGVAHEFTVVSGHVAPDDPSSLVDWPSLGGMRGTVVILMGLKNLPKIAATLLANGRSADTPAAVVQEGTTGDQRVVKATLGDVTEKTAAAGIRPPAIVVVGDVVEALNSVPLP
- the cobT gene encoding nicotinate-nucleotide--dimethylbenzimidazole phosphoribosyltransferase, yielding MMRETLDAIRPLDEEAMAAARARHDRLTKPAGSLGTLEELSIRLAGLAGTCPPPLPAPAAVAVFAGDHGVHAQGVSPWPQEVTVQMVANYLAGGAVINAFAREIGADVHVVDVGVATAIDDAPGLIQAKIRPGTADLATGPAMTLDEAQAAIETGIRVAGQLVGGGARILVAGDMGIANTTPAAALIAAFTGRDAGEVTGRGTGIDDHTHHHKIAVVRTALRRLPADAGPLRVLAEVGGLEHAAIAGFALGAAAHRVPLVLDGVNTVAGALAAAALHPGVTAALVAGHRSVEPGATAGLAHLGLEPLVDLRMRLGEGTGAVLALPIVSAAVRVLHDVATFDSAGVTEK
- the cobC gene encoding Rv2231c family pyridoxal phosphate-dependent protein CobC, coding for MLLWTLHRRRGYGLGEELGHHGDAEVAPGLVDLAVNVRRDPMPDWLSAPIMASMSTLAAYPDPGPATAAIAARHRRPPDEVLLTAGAAQGFVLLAQALRGARCPVVVHPQFTEPEAALRGAGHDVRRVVLSGDFALPPDCALPPEADLVFIGNPTNPTSVLHPAERIAALAAPGRVLVVDEAFADSAHRPGLDREPESLAERRDLPGLVVVRSLTKTWGLAGLRVGYLLGPADLIARCRAVQPLWPVSTPALAAAEACASRVAVATEREIAARLAGDRRYLVRRLRALPGVTVIGEPASAFVLVRVAGADKLRLVLRENGFAVRRGDTFPGLGPDYVRVAVRDTATTDRFVAVFHEILVGSEGKA